The genome window CCTCCGACTCACGACGGCTACGTAGGTATGCAGGAGCTTAAAAAATCGGGTATCAAAACCTATAGCGTAAACGTCATGATAAACGACACCGCGCGCTACTACGGCAGCGAAAACGTCATCGTGCGCCCAAATACCGACACCGCGCTCATCATCGGTATGTGCCATTATCTGTTTACGAACAACCTCTACGACGAGGAATTTATCAAAAAATACACGGTCGGATTTAATAAATTTAAAGACTACTTCCTCGGCACGCAGGACAAGGTCGTAAAAGATATCGAGTGGGCGAGCAAAATTTGCGGCGTACCTGCGGGCACGATAGCGCAGTTTGCGACGCGTCTAGCCAAAGAGCCTACGACCGTGCTGATCGGCCGCGCGCTACAAAGAGCCGACCACGGAGAGCAGCCTTTCTGGGCGCTAGTGGTGCTAAACGCGATGCTAGGACACGTGGGTAAAGAGGGGCTTGGGTTTGAGTTTAGCCTAGGATACGGCTCTGCGGGCGCTACGGACAAGATTGCTCCGGTGCTAAAAGGCCTAAGCACGCGTATCGACGAGAAGTACGAAAACGTAGACGGCGCGCCGTGGAAAACGACTAAAAACATCACTATCCCGTCCTCTCGCAGCATCGAGGCGCTAGAGCATCCGGGCAAAGAGATCGACTACGACGGCACTAAGATCAAGCTGCCACACATGAGAGTGGCATACATGGCCTCTGGCTCGATGTTTACGCGCCATCAGGACGTAAACAACATCGTAAAGCAGTGGCGTAAATTTGACACCGTTATCACAGCCGAGCCGTACTGGACTAGCACCGCAAAATTTAGCGACATCGTGCTACCGGTAGCTATCGAGGTCGAGAGAAACGACATCAACCAAACGGGCGCTACGGGCGAATACATCGTGGCTTATAGGCCGGCGATAGAGCCGATGGGCGAGAGCAAGAGCGACTTTTGGATCTGCGAGCAAATTTGCAAACGCTGGGGTAGAGGCGAGGTATTTAGCGAGGGCAAGGACGAGCTAGGCTGGATGAAGGAATTTTACGCCGACGCGGCCGAGCAGGCCAAGGGGCTAAATTTGAGCATGCCTAGCTTTGAGGAATTTTACGAAAAAGGCTACGTGAGGTTTGAAAAAGACAACACGGAAACCGAGCTTTATACGCGCCTAGCTGCCTTCCGCGAAAATCCTGCCAAAAACCGACTAGGCACTCCGTCGGGTAAGATAGAGATCTACTCGCCGACGATCGCAAAGATGAACTACGCCGACTGCCCGCCGATGCCTACGTGGATAGAGCCGAAAGAGTGGCTAGGCAACGCGACGAAAAAATACCCGCTACACGTCGTTAGCCCGCACTCTCGCTACCGCCTGCACAGCCAGCTAAACAACTCTATCATCAGAAATTTCGCCGAAGTTAGCGGCAGAGAGCCGGTGCTAATAAATCCAAAAGACGCCAAAGAGCGCGGCCTAGCCACGGGCGACGTTGCGCGCGTATTTAACGACCGCGGCGAGATACTAGCGGGCGTGCTAGTTACCGACATCGTGCCTGAGCGCGTCGTAGCTATCTGCGAGGGCGCATGGTATGATCCTGAAAAATGGGGCGAAAAGAGCCTCTGCCAGCACGGCTGCGTAAACGTGCTAACATTTGATAAAGGCACGTCAAGTCTCGCGCAAAGCAACTCGGCTCACACCGTGCTAGCGCAGATTGAGAGATTTAAGGGGGAGATTAGGCCGATAACGGCGTTTTCAAAACCAAAAATCCTGCAATCTTTGTAGCGCGTCGTCTCGCGGGCATCTTTGCTTGATCTCGTAAAATTTTCGCTCCGCAGGCTATATGCCTAGCGCACGCTCAAATTTTATTTCAAAACAAGCAAATCTGCTCCGCGATACTTCCGCTTACGTTTTTTGGGCGGCGCGTCGTCTCGTCTTGTATTTTTGCGCTCAAATTTGCAATCAGCCGATTTCAACAAACATTGCTTTTTGCTGAAATTTTGCGCTTCTAGCGAAAACATATGCGCCGAAAATTTCAGGCGATACGAAGGCGAGCCTAAATTTTCGTGCTGACGAAGTCAGGCGCCGCATCCGTTTGAGCGGGAGCGTAAAATTTGAACGTAAAATTTATCTCTCGGTTAAGCCCATTTTCTTTCGTATCCGTCAAATTTGAAGAAATTTTAACCGCTCTTGCCGCGCTTGAGGCCCCTTGCTCGCTTGAGGCGATCGCGCCGATTGCTGATTTAAACAACGAATTTTACCGCGAGCTGGCGGACGACTACGCGCGGGAAGATGAAGCGCGCGAGGAGCCCGAATATAAATATTTCAGCGTTTTCATCGAGGATCTGGGCGCAGATAAGACAAAAACGCTCGTGTTTTTAAAGAAATTTTTTGAGGACGAGAGCTTTGCGGCGACTAAAGAGAGGGCGCGAAATTTGCCGCTTTGCCTTTTTAGCGGCATAGAGGACTCGGCGCTGCTGCTGCAAGACAAACTCGCCTCGCTCGGAGTTAAATTTAACGCCCGCGAGATATCTTTTAGCGAATTTATCGCGCGTCAAGGCTAATTTATTTAAATTTTGCTATCATACGCCGCATTTTTTAAAAAGGATAAACATGAAAAAATCACTGCTTTTCGTCGCGCTTTGCGCTTTTGCCGGACAGCTTGCGGCTGCTGAGATGCCTGCTGCTTGCGAGGAGTACAAAAAGGTTTCTTACGATTTCATCGATTCGATGGCAAAACAAGCGGAGGCTCAGGGCAAAAAGGACTTTGACGCTGCCGCAACGAAAAAAGAGTTTGAGGCCGACTACGCGAGCATAAAAAAGATGAGCAAAGAGGAGCAAGAATCTACGTGCAACCAAGGCATAGCCGAGGTAAAAGAGCTTGAAAATATGCTAAAAATGATGGGATCGATAAAGTAAATTTAAGTCGCTTTGGCTTATTTACGCTCCCAAAATCCGCGTTTAAAAGTCAAATTTGAGCGCGGATTTTTAAATTTACTCAAATTTACAAAACCGTCACTCAGGCACGCAAATTTCGCCGCGCCGCATCGCTTTTAACGTGCAAAAGCCCACGATACCTATAAAAACGCATAAGATAGCAAAACCCGTCGCTCCCGCAAATAAGAAAAATTTGATCCCGTTAAACTCGAACGCTCGTAAAAACGCTATGCTAGCCGCAGCCGTCGGAAAGGTAAACGCCCACCACGAGAGGAAAAATTTAAGCCGCAAAAAGCTTTTAAACATAAAAAGGATGAGAAGCGCGAAAAATAGCGTGACGTAGAGCATGATCTTCGCCGTCGCGTCAAAACCGCCGGTGAGCTTGACGTAGTCCAAAAACGCCATCGCAGGCGGCGCGATCACGATAAAAAGCGTCGGGATAAATTTCTGCGGCATCTGGTCGTGAAATATGATGCGGTAAAACAAAACCGCAAAAAGCACGGGCCAAAAAAATATCCCGATCGCAAAATAATACCACGCAAGCTCGCTCGCGGCGGGCGCTGCTAGCGGGACGAAGAGGTTGCCCACGATCGGGATAAACCACGCGGGGTTTGAGTGCGCGATCTGGACGTTATTTTTGATCCAAAAGGAGACGACGTGCAGCGTGATAAAGGTCTGAAACGCTACGCCCACGCAAAAAAGCGCATCGTAAACTGGCGCGAAGTCCCGCCAGAGTGAGGCGACTAGCAGCGTGCCGATCGAAAATGCGGCGAAAAAATTTACGCGCACCGGGTGGAAAAACTCCGCCTTGCAAGCCCCTGGGTATCTGATCAGCTTTGCCGCGTAACAAGCGCAGATGAGCGCGTATGCTAGACTCGCCGCGCCGCGTAAAATCTCAAAAACCGCGCCTGAGATATCAAAGATCAAATTTAACCGCTCGTATGCGAGAGCTAGCCCGCCAAGCCCCATAACTACGGTGTAAAACATGATCGGAAAGTGCTGTAGCCAGCTTGATTTTTCGTCCTGCGTTTTCATATTTTTCCTCGTTTTTTCTAAATTTTAGCCGAATTTTAGCGCAATTTCGGTGAGTTAGTCACGAAATAAATCAATGCTTAAAATATTTTGTAGCTAAATTTTATCACCGTGCTTTTACGTAAAAGAAAATATAATTGAACAAAACCGAATTTAACCAAGGAGCGCATATGTCTGGAGACGAGCTAAAAGATACGATAAGGCGGCGGTTTACGTCTAAATTTACGCTTAGTGCGCAGGATGAAGAGGCGGTGCTAAAAAGCGCGACGTTAAGAAGCTTTAAAAAAGGCGAGAGGATATACCTAAAAGACGGCTGCCTTGGTTACGCGATCATCATAAGCGGGCGTGCGCACGGGCTGGTTAGCACGAGTAATTTTAAAGAGATCACCGTCTTTAACCTGCAAGACGGCGATAGCTGCATGCTGTGTGGCTTTTGTTCGCTAGGAGCGCTACAAGCGGAGATAAATTTACAAATCGAAGATGACGTGCGGATGATTTTGATACCAAGAGAGATCTTTAAGAGTCTACGCGAAAACTATCCGCAGGTGGCAAATCACGCGCTAGAGCTCATGGCGACGCGATTTAGCTCGGCGATAACCGCTATGGATCAGACGCTGTTTTTGCCTCTAGCTCGGAGAATAATAAATTTCCTCGAGCAAAACGGCGCGAAAAACGGGCTAAAGATCACGCACGAACAGATCGCAAACGACATCGCCAGCGCGCGAGAAGCAGTATCAAGAGCGCTAAAAGAGATGCAGAAAAAGGGGCTCGTCGAGCTAAAACGCGGAGTCGTGACGTTAAGGTGACTTTGTTACATATTTAAATTTTAAAATGCGCTATGATTTGACAATAACTTCTAAAAGGAGCTTTTATGCAAAGCATCGACAGAAGAGGCGTCTTGAAAATTTTAGGCGCGGCGGGGTTAGCGGCGGCGGGAGTCGCAGGGGCTAGCAAGCTAAATGCTGGAGAAAATGCGGACATCCGCGCAAATATCCTAATAATCGGTGGCGGTCTAGGCGGCATCAGCCTAGCGGCGAAACTACGACGAGATATGCCAAATGCCGAAATAACCATCCTTGATAAGGACGAGTACTTCTACTATCAGCCCGGCTTTACGCTCATCGCAGCCGGTCACTATCTGCCCGAAGACATAACCTACGAAAAATCAAATTTGATCCCGGACGGCGTAAAATGGATAAAGCAAAATGCCGTATCCATTGGTCCAGCGGCAAATTCCGTCAAGCTAGAGGACGGGTCAAATTTAAGCTACGACTACCTCGTGATAGCTAGCGGAGCGGAGTATGAGTTTGAGAGCGTAAAAGGGCTTAGCGCCGACGATATCGGTAGCGACAACGTGACTTCTATCTATACGATCCCAGGCGCCGTTGCTATGTCCGGCATAATGAAAAAAGTCGGCAAAGAAGGCGGCAAGATAGTCTTTAGCGACAACAAAACACCGATGAAGTGCTCGGGCGCAAATAAAAAAGTAACGTTGCTAACCGAAGATATGGCGCGAAATTTAGGCAACAGAGACAAGCTTGATATCTCGATATACTCGGGTGCGCGCACGGTATTTTCCGCTCCGATTTATGCTAAAATGATAGAAGGGATGCTGGAGGAGCGAGACGTGAAGTATTTTACCTCGCATCAGCTGGTTGAGGTGGATAAAAGTACCAATATAGCGGTATTTGAGCACGCTATGCCGTACCGCGAAAACGGCGAAAATAAACTCGCTAAAGAGCTAGTCGAAGTAAAATTTAACTACCTACACCTAGTGCCTCGCATGAAGGCTTCTAAAATCTACGCCGATGCAGGGCTAAGCGTAGAAAAGGGCGATGTGGCGGGCAACTGGATTAGCCTCACGCGCGAGACGCTACAACACTCGAAATTTAAAAATATATTTGCTATCGGCGACGTTTGCGGATTTCCCGCCGGTAAAACCGGAGCTAGTATACGCAAGATGTATCCAGTGCTGGCGCAAAATCTAGCCGACGTCATAAAAGGACGCGAACCGAGTGCTAGATACGGCGGCTACACCGCGTGCCCGCTGCTAACGAAATTCGGCAAAGCGGTGATGGTGGAGTTTAACTGGACGGGCAAGCCCGAGCCTACGATAGCGTGCATGGGCGCGACTCGCGAGAGCTACCTAAACTGGGCGATGAAGCTATATATGATGAAGCCGATGGTCATGCAAGGCATGATAAGAGGTCTAGCATAAAGGAGAGAAAATGCAAAACGTCGGGATTTTAGATAAAACTATCCGCCTAGTGATCGCTGCGGTTTGGATATACGCATTTGGGTTCGTCTGCGAGTGCTGGCTGTGGCTGGTCGGACTCGTGCCGCTACTGACGGCTGTTTACGGTTATTGTCCTCTTTATAAATTTTTTGGTATAAATACGTGTAAAAAATGCAAAAACAAAGAGAGGAAAACGCAATGCTAAGTAAAAAAACTAGGATAATAAGAGCGCTGATTGGGCTAGCGATAATGATCGTGGGAGCGGTGTTTAGCAGCTGGTGGGGGCTGGTTGGGCTCGTGCCGTTTATCGTGGGCGTCACGGGATTTTGCCCCGCTTGCTACTTTTTAAACCGCTGTTCGCTAAAGCATTAAATTTAGCCGAATTTGCTAGTGCGGACTCAAATTTAATCTCCAAATTTGAGTCCGCGCTTTATTTTTGGATAAATGCAAATTTAGGTTTTATAAACCGCACTCTTTACGGCGCAAATTTAGCCGTCCGCACCGTCAAATTTAACTCCCACCCGCTCATTTTTAACGCGATATGCATCAAATTTAAGCTAAAATACGCCAAATTTTTAAAAGGATAAACGTGAACGATTTTAAAAGATTAAACGAGCTAGTAGCGGCCGGTAAAGACGAGCTAAACGCGATGTATCGGCAGCTAGATAACCCTAGCGAGGTCGTGCAAAATATGCTAAAAATCGCCGGTTTTAAGGGGCAAAAGAGTGAAAAGGTCGCGGTTTTGCGCCGCATAGTCGATCTAAAGGTTGAGCCGCTAGAAAATGAGCTAAAAAAACAAGGACGCGAGGAGGCCGAGATAGGGCGCATAAAAGACGAAGCTTTTGAGCTCGTGCGCGAGTTTTACGAGGCGTGCTTTGAAAAGCTTTTGGCGCGGATAAAAGAGGAAAAAATAATAGACGATTTTTACCTAGCGCTACTTAGCGGCATGCACGGCGCGGGGCTAGCGATGAACGCGTGGCAAAGCGCGTGGGACAGGCAAATCCTGCAAACTACGAATAAAGAATTTGAAGCTAAATTTGCAAGCATGGCCGATGCGATCAAATTTATCGACGAAAACGGCCTCTATCAAAAAGACGGCGACGAAAAGGGCGAGCGAAGCTACGGCGCGGTCCTAAAAAACGGCGAAAAATACGCCTTTGCGCCGTATGCAGCGGCCTTTGAAAACGAAGTAAAACGCGTGGCGGACGCGCTGGATGAGCTAATCAAAAATCTAAAAATGCTAGCTCTAAACGACGAGCAAAGAGCTTACGTGAGGTATTTTGAAAAGCTGAAGGCGGCGTTTTGCGAACAAGAAAACGACCGCGCGATCCCCGCGTGGCAGGATGCCGAGCGTGCGTGGATGAATGTAAAGGGCCCGCTACAGCCCGGCCATCCGCTCGAGTACTACGAGGATGCCTACACGCACGCCGTCGCGCTCGAGTGGGACGTGAGACTAGCGGGAGCCAGCGACTTTGACGAGGAGGAGTTTAAAAAGGGCGTCATCCGCGCCTACGAGCAAATTTGCCGCGAGTGCGGGATAGAGGACGCCCTGCTCGCGCGCCAAGTGACGCAAAACGTCGCTAGAACGCAGACATACATCAGCGTGCCGATGATCTACTACGGCGCCGAGCTAAACGGGCTTTTCTCCGCACAGGTCGTGCCAAACGACGAGACCGTGAGCAAGGAGCGCGGCAAAAAGATATTCGCCTTCGTGGAGCACGTTTACGAGAGCGCCAAGGCGCGGCCGTTTATGAAGCTTAGCGGGGAGATTTTTTCGCGCGAGTTTTTGGACTACGGGCGCGAAATTTTATTTAAAAAGCCGCAAATTTGGAAAAAAACCTACGAGATCTCCACGATCGGCCACGAGTTTGGGCACATACTTTTCGTCGGCACCGACACGGAAAAGGCGATGAACGCGGACGGCGAGTTTAAATTTATCGAGGAGTACAAGGCGACTACTGGCGGGCTCGTAAATTTCTTTATCGGCGGCGACGCGAGCTACGAGATGAGCGTATTTCACGAGCTGATCGCCCGTGCGGTCGGACTTATCGCGTGGCGCGAGGTCGATGAGGTGCGCGCGTACTACTGCGAGGGGCTCATCCATCTTAGCTTGCTGTTTGACTCGGGCGCGCTTAGCTTTGCGGACAGCGCTTTGGTCGTCAAATTTGACCGCGAACACTATGCTAAATTTAAAGAAATTTGCCTCGCAAACTACAAAAATTTGGCGCTTCACTACGCAAGGCGCGCTCCGGCGGGCGAGTTTTTGGCGAAATTTTGCGATAAAGAGGGTAAAAGCTATCTGCCTAAACACGCGCAGGCAAGGGCCTTTGTAGAGCATTACTACGCCCGCTACAAGGCTATCGGAAACGAACTTGACGAGAGCGGCGAATGGGAAAAATGGCAAGCGGGAGAGAGATAGGGCGCGTCCTTAGCGTCAAATTTTACCTTGGCTTGCGGCGAGTTTGGTTATAAATTTACCTTTTGCGGGCCAGACCCGTACCTTTTGGGCGCTAAATTTGCGCTGTAAAGACGCGGGTTTTTCGAGTCAAATTTAAACCACGGCTTGACGCAAGATAAGCCAAACGCGGCGGATTGTCGCTAAATTTGCAAAATTAAATAAAAATAGAAAGGATAAAAATGGAAAAAACATTAGAAGGCATGGGCGAACCGCGCATGAAGCAGGTCGCCTTGCCAAAAGACACCAACTCCGCTGGCAACATTTTTGGCGGCTGGATACTAAGCCAGATCGACCTTGCGGGCGCTCAGGCCGCGCGCGAAGTAGCTCCGGAGCGCGTCGTGACAATCTCGATGCAAGAGATTATATTTAAACAACCCGTTTTCGTCGGCGACGTCGTGAGCTGCTACGCCAAGATAACGGACGTGGGCAACACCTCAATCAAAACCAAGATCGAAGTCACGGCGCAGCGGCTAAATGCGGCGGGCTTTCGCGAGTGCATACACGTGACATCCGCGATCGCGACCTACGTGAGCGTGACCAAAGACGGCGCAAAAAAACCGATCGATCTGGAGCTAAAAAAAGCGCACGGGTTTTGATCCGTTCGGCTTGAGGGTCTGGAGCAAGCTGGCTCGCCAGGCTCTTTAATAACGCGTCAAATTTGACTCGGTTTTGCGGACGGCTAGCAAACGAGTCAAATTTGACTAAATTTACGCGGCTTGCTCGCGAAATAAAATTTTGTTTTGCCTAGTCGGCGGTCAAATTTGACCGACCGAAACTCACTCTAAATTTACCGCACTCCAAAATAATTCAAAATAAATTTAACGCCAAAACGCTCGCGCTATCAGAAACGACTCAAATTTAATCTTGCAAATTTAACCGTTTTTACTCTCCTTAAGCCTCACGGAGGGATCAAATTTGATTAAGCGTGGAAGTAGAATTTTAAGTTACGTTAATACAATAACTAATTCTAATCTTAATAAAATCTCTCAATACGCCTTTATAAGTAACTAAAATGATACGCTAGAAAATGCGATTATACAGCTATTACGGCTTTGTTTACAGATATACAATATAAATTAAATCTTAAATTTAGAAACTGATTTACGATATTAAGAGAATTTATTATCTTTTAAGGACAAATATGCGAATATTTCATATCTAATAAATGTGCAAATTTTGCACATCGGAAAAGGAGAAAAAATGGCAAAGACCGGTAAAGTCATATGCCCGTACTGCGGCACGGGCTGTCAGGTCGAGCTTCACGTCGAAAACAACGTGATAAGAAGCGCGCTTGGAGTGCAGGATAACCCCGTAAATCAGGGCAATCTGTGCCTAAAGGGCTTTTACGGCTGGGACTACGTGGGGGCTCCTGATAGACTAACAAAACCGCTAATTCGCAAAAAAGACGGCGTATTTAGCAAGGACGGAGATTTTGAAGAGGCTAGCTGGGACGAAGCGCTCGATCTAGTCGTCTCAAAGATGAAAGAAGTAAAGGAAAAATACGGTCCGGACGCGCTAGTAGGCAACTACTCGGCTCGCTGTACGCTAGAGGACAACTACGTCGCGCAAAAGGTAATGCGCGCCGTAATCGGCACAAATAACGTCGACCACTGCGCTAGAATTTGACACGCTCCGACTGTGGCAGGTCTTGCCAAAACAATCGGTAACGGAGCGGCGACAAACAGCTTCACGGAGATCGGACCTTATAGTAATTGTATATTAATGATCGGCTCAAACCCCGAAAACGGCCACCCGATCGCGGCTATGCACATACAGCGCGCGCTAAACCGCGGCGCTAAGCTCATCGTGGTAGACCCGATAAAAACGGAATTTGCTAGCCGAGCGGACGTGCATTTGCAGTTAGCGCCCGAGCATAACATCGCGGTTATAAACTCACTCATTTACGTTATTTTCGAGGAAAATTTGGTCAACTGGGACTTTGTAAACGAATGCACTAAGG of Campylobacter showae contains these proteins:
- a CDS encoding DUF5339 family protein — its product is MKKSLLFVALCAFAGQLAAAEMPAACEEYKKVSYDFIDSMAKQAEAQGKKDFDAAATKKEFEADYASIKKMSKEEQESTCNQGIAEVKELENMLKMMGSIK
- a CDS encoding SLAC1 anion channel family protein, which produces MKTQDEKSSWLQHFPIMFYTVVMGLGGLALAYERLNLIFDISGAVFEILRGAASLAYALICACYAAKLIRYPGACKAEFFHPVRVNFFAAFSIGTLLVASLWRDFAPVYDALFCVGVAFQTFITLHVVSFWIKNNVQIAHSNPAWFIPIVGNLFVPLAAPAASELAWYYFAIGIFFWPVLFAVLFYRIIFHDQMPQKFIPTLFIVIAPPAMAFLDYVKLTGGFDATAKIMLYVTLFFALLILFMFKSFLRLKFFLSWWAFTFPTAAASIAFLRAFEFNGIKFFLFAGATGFAILCVFIGIVGFCTLKAMRRGEICVPE
- a CDS encoding DUF2892 domain-containing protein; translated protein: MLSKKTRIIRALIGLAIMIVGAVFSSWWGLVGLVPFIVGVTGFCPACYFLNRCSLKH
- a CDS encoding molybdopterin-dependent oxidoreductase, with translation MKRRDFIKFSALAATAAQASRIEGVKQTIFDNKKVFGANRFGPFWANLNSSQIVSVSDFEGDKFPNTMNYSLPDSVQNENRVLYPMVRKSYLKAKGAAKSELRGKDEFVRVSWDVALDLAAKALKENFDKYGAEAIYGECYWWGGSGKVSWGRTVAHRMLKVLGGYVEESGDYSTGAGLVIMPHVLGGSAVYDAPTKWKAIVKNAKNVVFWGTDPIVTNQISSVPPTHDGYVGMQELKKSGIKTYSVNVMINDTARYYGSENVIVRPNTDTALIIGMCHYLFTNNLYDEEFIKKYTVGFNKFKDYFLGTQDKVVKDIEWASKICGVPAGTIAQFATRLAKEPTTVLIGRALQRADHGEQPFWALVVLNAMLGHVGKEGLGFEFSLGYGSAGATDKIAPVLKGLSTRIDEKYENVDGAPWKTTKNITIPSSRSIEALEHPGKEIDYDGTKIKLPHMRVAYMASGSMFTRHQDVNNIVKQWRKFDTVITAEPYWTSTAKFSDIVLPVAIEVERNDINQTGATGEYIVAYRPAIEPMGESKSDFWICEQICKRWGRGEVFSEGKDELGWMKEFYADAAEQAKGLNLSMPSFEEFYEKGYVRFEKDNTETELYTRLAAFRENPAKNRLGTPSGKIEIYSPTIAKMNYADCPPMPTWIEPKEWLGNATKKYPLHVVSPHSRYRLHSQLNNSIIRNFAEVSGREPVLINPKDAKERGLATGDVARVFNDRGEILAGVLVTDIVPERVVAICEGAWYDPEKWGEKSLCQHGCVNVLTFDKGTSSLAQSNSAHTVLAQIERFKGEIRPITAFSKPKILQSL
- a CDS encoding acyl-CoA thioesterase, with the protein product MEKTLEGMGEPRMKQVALPKDTNSAGNIFGGWILSQIDLAGAQAAREVAPERVVTISMQEIIFKQPVFVGDVVSCYAKITDVGNTSIKTKIEVTAQRLNAAGFRECIHVTSAIATYVSVTKDGAKKPIDLELKKAHGF
- a CDS encoding Crp/Fnr family transcriptional regulator → MSGDELKDTIRRRFTSKFTLSAQDEEAVLKSATLRSFKKGERIYLKDGCLGYAIIISGRAHGLVSTSNFKEITVFNLQDGDSCMLCGFCSLGALQAEINLQIEDDVRMILIPREIFKSLRENYPQVANHALELMATRFSSAITAMDQTLFLPLARRIINFLEQNGAKNGLKITHEQIANDIASAREAVSRALKEMQKKGLVELKRGVVTLR
- the ciaB gene encoding invasion protein CiaB; this translates as MNDFKRLNELVAAGKDELNAMYRQLDNPSEVVQNMLKIAGFKGQKSEKVAVLRRIVDLKVEPLENELKKQGREEAEIGRIKDEAFELVREFYEACFEKLLARIKEEKIIDDFYLALLSGMHGAGLAMNAWQSAWDRQILQTTNKEFEAKFASMADAIKFIDENGLYQKDGDEKGERSYGAVLKNGEKYAFAPYAAAFENEVKRVADALDELIKNLKMLALNDEQRAYVRYFEKLKAAFCEQENDRAIPAWQDAERAWMNVKGPLQPGHPLEYYEDAYTHAVALEWDVRLAGASDFDEEEFKKGVIRAYEQICRECGIEDALLARQVTQNVARTQTYISVPMIYYGAELNGLFSAQVVPNDETVSKERGKKIFAFVEHVYESAKARPFMKLSGEIFSREFLDYGREILFKKPQIWKKTYEISTIGHEFGHILFVGTDTEKAMNADGEFKFIEEYKATTGGLVNFFIGGDASYEMSVFHELIARAVGLIAWREVDEVRAYYCEGLIHLSLLFDSGALSFADSALVVKFDREHYAKFKEICLANYKNLALHYARRAPAGEFLAKFCDKEGKSYLPKHAQARAFVEHYYARYKAIGNELDESGEWEKWQAGER
- a CDS encoding DUF2892 domain-containing protein, which gives rise to MQNVGILDKTIRLVIAAVWIYAFGFVCECWLWLVGLVPLLTAVYGYCPLYKFFGINTCKKCKNKERKTQC
- a CDS encoding NAD(P)/FAD-dependent oxidoreductase, producing MQSIDRRGVLKILGAAGLAAAGVAGASKLNAGENADIRANILIIGGGLGGISLAAKLRRDMPNAEITILDKDEYFYYQPGFTLIAAGHYLPEDITYEKSNLIPDGVKWIKQNAVSIGPAANSVKLEDGSNLSYDYLVIASGAEYEFESVKGLSADDIGSDNVTSIYTIPGAVAMSGIMKKVGKEGGKIVFSDNKTPMKCSGANKKVTLLTEDMARNLGNRDKLDISIYSGARTVFSAPIYAKMIEGMLEERDVKYFTSHQLVEVDKSTNIAVFEHAMPYRENGENKLAKELVEVKFNYLHLVPRMKASKIYADAGLSVEKGDVAGNWISLTRETLQHSKFKNIFAIGDVCGFPAGKTGASIRKMYPVLAQNLADVIKGREPSARYGGYTACPLLTKFGKAVMVEFNWTGKPEPTIACMGATRESYLNWAMKLYMMKPMVMQGMIRGLA